From a single Gracilimonas sp. genomic region:
- the rpmA gene encoding 50S ribosomal protein L27, translating into MAHKKGQGSTKNGRDSNPKMLGVKKFGGEFVRAGGIIVRQRGTKFHPGENVKRGGDDTLFATSDGTVNFAVRSGGRKHVNVDPIN; encoded by the coding sequence ATGGCACATAAGAAAGGTCAAGGTTCAACAAAGAACGGTCGTGATTCAAACCCAAAAATGTTGGGTGTTAAAAAATTCGGTGGCGAGTTTGTACGTGCCGGAGGAATTATCGTGCGTCAGCGCGGAACCAAATTTCACCCAGGTGAAAATGTAAAACGAGGTGGCGACGATACTCTTTTCGCAACTTCTGATGGTACCGTTAATTTTGCTGTTCGTTCAGGTGGACGTAAGCACGTTAATGTAGATCCTATCAACTGA
- a CDS encoding fumarylacetoacetate hydrolase family protein: MKNPEIPGLDIPVNNIYCIGRNYAQHAKELGNSVPKIPIVFIKPLGTICYSDTTIELPVQSNDVHFEAEIVVAISKEGKSISQGSALNYVAGYGAGIDFTARDIQSISKKQGQPWTIAKGFDNFAPISTFVPSSQIENPNDLDIKLFHNGFVKQHGNSSEMVFPIANLISFLSSIFTLHPGDLIFTGTPEGVGPVESGDKLEVLLNNGATTLTVNIG; encoded by the coding sequence ATGAAAAACCCTGAAATACCCGGTCTTGATATCCCTGTAAATAACATCTACTGCATTGGCAGAAATTATGCTCAACATGCAAAAGAATTAGGCAATTCTGTTCCTAAAATTCCCATTGTATTCATTAAACCATTAGGCACAATCTGCTACAGCGATACCACCATTGAACTGCCTGTCCAAAGTAATGATGTCCATTTTGAGGCTGAGATTGTAGTCGCTATTTCAAAAGAAGGCAAGAGCATTTCTCAAGGTTCTGCCCTTAATTATGTTGCAGGTTATGGTGCCGGCATCGACTTTACAGCCCGGGATATTCAGTCCATTTCCAAGAAGCAGGGACAGCCATGGACCATAGCAAAAGGTTTCGATAATTTTGCCCCCATCAGCACCTTTGTTCCATCTTCCCAAATTGAAAACCCAAATGACCTTGATATAAAGCTTTTTCACAACGGATTTGTAAAGCAACATGGAAATTCCTCAGAAATGGTTTTTCCTATAGCCAACTTAATATCCTTTCTTTCCAGCATTTTCACCCTTCATCCTGGAGACCTCATCTTTACAGGCACACCTGAAGGTGTTGGTCCGGTTGAATCAGGAGATAAACTGGAAGTGCTGTTAAATAATGGAGCTACAACATTAACGGTGAATATCGGATAG
- a CDS encoding M23 family metallopeptidase, with translation MRFFIIFIFSLLLSVTEVQAQEYLWPSSSGNYLSSTFGETRSAHFHAGLDIKTWGREGYKVFAAQDGKLYRLLVTERGYGNAIYLKHPDGRFTVYAHLQRFNEKFQSIADSIRLQDYSFEMDAFVEVLSVDVKKGEVIGYTGSTGIGPPHLHFEIRDSLDTPVNALTTNLSVKDNIPPVFSSLIVEPLTKNSRVNGKPVSDFIRVNSNNGTYHFGEIKLTGKAGLAVNVYDQADDVYNAYAVYSLTLVQNDDTLFHQQLNRFNYDESSEMFLDRIAPFGSARRGHQRLFRKDGSNNPFYLITKKSAEIEIPDSSKTYTIIASDYFGNTSKAKVTFVKDSSIIPSQPLINANTDQWYWTENWASPDLQKTLDLTRGNLGFPWNESQQLLHVDSTNHLQLVRITPEKPQKVVTPDRQLTLRFGEQAFFDTLSIATYHTTDSNRVKISVQPEMLPTKSDFGLEFFLGDFYEPENNYRLFRVDASDGELDYVPSKLIGRTIHARLSSMGEFTVKADNNPPEFSNFRIYKTDYGKWLASVRVTDELTGIESSSAEFFINDKRGIAEYDYEEELLIYYLPDFTPQSNNTAIVKIKDKAGNTASKVFEN, from the coding sequence TTGCGGTTTTTTATCATTTTTATTTTTTCTCTCCTTTTATCCGTAACTGAAGTTCAGGCCCAGGAGTACCTATGGCCTTCAAGTTCTGGTAATTATTTAAGCTCTACTTTTGGAGAAACCCGTTCTGCACATTTCCACGCCGGACTGGATATTAAAACCTGGGGCAGGGAAGGATATAAAGTTTTTGCAGCTCAGGATGGTAAACTCTATCGGCTACTGGTTACGGAAAGGGGCTACGGAAATGCCATTTATCTGAAGCATCCAGATGGAAGGTTCACGGTTTATGCGCACCTTCAACGATTCAACGAAAAATTTCAGTCTATCGCCGACTCAATCAGATTACAGGACTATTCTTTCGAGATGGATGCTTTCGTAGAAGTATTATCTGTAGATGTAAAGAAAGGAGAAGTAATTGGATATACTGGCTCCACCGGAATTGGCCCTCCACACCTTCACTTTGAAATCAGAGACTCACTGGACACCCCTGTCAACGCTTTAACTACCAACCTTTCTGTCAAAGACAACATCCCTCCTGTATTCTCATCACTGATTGTAGAACCTTTGACCAAAAACTCAAGGGTTAATGGAAAACCGGTATCTGATTTTATTCGTGTTAACAGTAATAACGGTACTTACCACTTTGGAGAAATAAAACTGACGGGGAAAGCAGGGTTGGCTGTAAATGTCTACGATCAGGCAGATGATGTTTACAATGCTTATGCAGTCTACTCACTTACTTTGGTCCAAAATGACGACACGCTTTTTCATCAGCAATTAAACAGGTTTAATTATGATGAAAGCAGCGAAATGTTTCTTGACCGGATAGCTCCTTTCGGATCTGCGCGACGTGGTCACCAACGGCTTTTCAGGAAAGACGGCAGTAACAACCCCTTTTATTTAATCACCAAGAAAAGTGCCGAGATAGAAATTCCGGATTCATCTAAGACCTACACGATCATAGCCTCAGACTACTTTGGTAACACTTCAAAAGCGAAGGTTACTTTTGTTAAAGACAGTAGCATTATACCTTCTCAGCCTTTGATTAATGCCAATACCGACCAATGGTATTGGACGGAAAACTGGGCCTCACCTGACTTGCAAAAGACGCTCGACTTAACTCGGGGTAACCTTGGATTTCCATGGAATGAATCTCAACAACTTTTGCATGTCGATTCTACGAACCACCTGCAACTCGTACGTATTACTCCTGAAAAACCTCAAAAAGTTGTTACTCCTGACCGCCAATTAACCTTAAGATTTGGCGAACAGGCTTTTTTTGACACACTAAGTATTGCAACTTACCATACAACAGACAGCAACAGGGTCAAAATATCGGTTCAACCTGAAATGCTGCCTACAAAATCTGATTTTGGATTGGAGTTTTTTTTGGGTGACTTCTATGAACCTGAAAACAATTATAGATTATTTCGGGTAGATGCTTCTGATGGTGAACTCGATTATGTGCCATCGAAGTTAATTGGCAGAACTATTCATGCAAGATTATCTTCAATGGGAGAATTCACTGTTAAAGCTGATAATAATCCGCCCGAATTTTCGAATTTTCGAATTTATAAAACCGATTATGGCAAGTGGCTGGCCTCCGTTCGGGTTACTGATGAACTTACAGGTATAGAATCTTCATCAGCCGAATTTTTTATTAATGATAAGAGAGGTATCGCTGAATATGATTATGAAGAGGAGCTATTAATTTACTACCTGCCGGACTTTACACCTCAATCTAATAATACCGCTATTGTCAAGATAAAAGATAAAGCCGGAAATACAGCCTCAAAGGTTTTTGAAAATTAA
- a CDS encoding RidA family protein gives MKKIHATDKAPVAIGPYSQATSYNGTLYCSGQIPLNPETMELVGETAAEQAAQVMNNLEAVLTEAGVDFSHVLKCTIFLASMDDFGAVNEVYGARFSSNPPARETVAVKTLPKNVLVEISCIAHL, from the coding sequence ATGAAAAAAATACACGCTACAGATAAAGCACCAGTCGCAATTGGGCCATACAGCCAGGCAACTTCTTATAACGGAACACTTTACTGTTCCGGACAAATTCCATTAAATCCGGAAACTATGGAATTAGTTGGAGAAACAGCCGCTGAACAAGCTGCTCAAGTTATGAATAACCTTGAAGCGGTTTTGACTGAAGCCGGTGTTGATTTCTCACATGTACTAAAATGTACCATATTTCTGGCAAGTATGGATGATTTTGGTGCAGTGAATGAAGTATATGGAGCCCGTTTTTCATCAAACCCTCCGGCCAGAGAAACTGTTGCTGTTAAGACATTACCTAAAAATGTGCTGGTTGAAATTAGCTGTATAGCTCATCTTTAA
- a CDS encoding tetratricopeptide repeat protein produces MKKLLRNLLSAVLFVGILASCETTDPLIEEAQKNIFTQNYDSALAVLDRSIQQNPESGLPYYYKATTYKEIALTISQISERKETYQNFRDAAVTAREKFATMEETPSEADEVNNLILSTWGYEHNKAIELVNSDSLKATVEEPLKVAVAHLENAVIINPDSTLSWDILAQVQSIDGNYPGAIEALNTSMEMKSTPPSDDYLRLGAYYRDNEQPEEAIDVLETGVESYPDSVQLVQVLADVYMQAGQRDKSIQTIEALIERDPNNAQYHLALGTQLLQATTEISENITGNYDKIYDLDTELRNNRNKSAAIKASIDSLVSVNEELTAEMNQLSDQAESELIRVTELRPNSAQAFQYLGIYFTNKAAALYEKRNFTQDNELANQLDQQAKEELKEAMKYYERAVEIEPDNTGYWQSLSRIYVQLDMQEKASEAMDKAGM; encoded by the coding sequence ATGAAAAAGCTACTTAGAAACTTACTTTCAGCGGTTCTTTTTGTAGGGATCCTTGCTAGTTGCGAAACAACAGATCCTTTGATCGAAGAGGCTCAGAAAAACATTTTCACTCAGAACTATGATTCTGCACTTGCAGTTCTAGACCGTTCGATCCAACAAAACCCTGAAAGCGGTCTTCCTTATTACTACAAAGCTACAACTTATAAAGAGATAGCATTAACAATTTCTCAGATAAGTGAACGAAAAGAAACGTATCAAAACTTTAGAGACGCGGCTGTAACTGCCCGTGAAAAATTTGCTACGATGGAAGAAACTCCTTCTGAGGCAGATGAAGTAAACAATCTTATTCTCAGCACCTGGGGTTATGAGCATAACAAAGCCATTGAACTCGTAAATAGTGACAGCTTAAAAGCTACCGTTGAAGAACCACTAAAAGTTGCGGTTGCACATCTTGAAAATGCAGTAATAATAAACCCGGACAGTACCCTTTCATGGGATATTCTTGCTCAGGTTCAAAGCATTGACGGTAATTACCCCGGAGCAATTGAAGCTTTGAATACTTCAATGGAGATGAAAAGCACCCCTCCCTCTGATGATTACCTCAGATTAGGAGCTTATTACCGTGACAATGAGCAGCCGGAAGAAGCAATTGATGTACTAGAAACTGGTGTTGAATCTTATCCGGATAGTGTACAATTGGTACAGGTTCTTGCAGATGTTTACATGCAAGCTGGTCAGCGAGATAAATCAATTCAAACAATCGAAGCTTTGATTGAACGTGATCCAAATAATGCTCAATACCATTTAGCATTAGGAACTCAGTTACTTCAGGCAACAACTGAAATCTCTGAAAATATCACTGGCAACTACGACAAAATTTATGATCTAGACACTGAGCTCAGAAATAACAGAAACAAATCTGCGGCTATCAAAGCATCAATTGATTCATTAGTGTCTGTAAATGAGGAGTTAACTGCTGAAATGAATCAGTTAAGCGACCAGGCTGAGTCTGAATTGATCAGAGTTACTGAATTACGCCCAAATAGTGCTCAGGCTTTTCAGTATCTTGGGATTTATTTCACAAATAAGGCAGCAGCTTTATACGAGAAAAGAAACTTTACTCAAGACAATGAGCTAGCCAATCAGCTTGATCAGCAAGCTAAGGAAGAGCTCAAAGAAGCAATGAAGTACTACGAGAGAGCTGTTGAAATTGAACCGGACAACACTGGCTACTGGCAGTCACTTTCCCGAATTTATGTACAGCTCGACATGCAGGAAAAAGCTTCCGAAGCTATGGATAAAGCGGGCATGTAA
- a CDS encoding tetratricopeptide repeat protein produces MTISNFTRLTGLLLVAGFFISCSSSRVNIDELLADNKYQEAINEIDIRLAENPDQPSLYIQKAKINADLAHQADPELRAEFYSNTTDNFGLAVEYGADEAQISVIDSLRQQYWKKEHNAGLRISENDDISERYQRAAIHFQNALILQEDAVSSYKNLSIAQFNLGSIDEAIGTLETALEFAEENPEEIYENLGYLHLEKGDPEQASYYYEQANTNIQEDLNLAFGLINAYISNGSSEKASNMLEGLVAEYPNNANLRNVFGTQLYQITSGILEDLKTAYSNNDTVLVEQIKFEAEGMGDEAETQLIEAFKRDTSNTEYIESLAVFYNNLSAQYLSILPVAFENDRAKLESKAYTLINFAIDYYEKLVVIDPNNEEYTQKLGVLKTLENRRTASAEN; encoded by the coding sequence ATGACTATTTCAAATTTTACCCGGCTGACAGGCTTACTACTGGTAGCCGGGTTTTTTATTTCTTGCAGTTCATCCAGAGTTAACATTGATGAATTGCTTGCAGATAACAAGTATCAGGAAGCCATTAACGAAATCGACATACGGCTTGCTGAAAACCCAGATCAGCCTTCACTTTATATCCAGAAGGCTAAAATTAATGCCGATCTTGCCCATCAGGCAGACCCTGAATTAAGGGCTGAATTTTACAGTAATACGACTGATAATTTCGGATTAGCTGTTGAATACGGAGCCGATGAGGCACAGATATCTGTTATTGATAGTTTACGGCAGCAATACTGGAAAAAAGAGCATAATGCAGGTCTCCGAATTTCAGAGAATGACGATATTTCTGAACGTTACCAGCGAGCAGCCATACATTTTCAGAATGCTCTGATCCTGCAAGAAGATGCCGTTAGTTCTTACAAAAACCTTTCTATAGCCCAATTCAATCTGGGCAGTATAGATGAAGCTATTGGTACCCTGGAGACGGCTTTGGAATTCGCAGAAGAAAATCCAGAAGAAATTTATGAGAACCTGGGTTACTTACATCTTGAAAAGGGCGACCCAGAACAGGCCTCTTATTATTACGAACAAGCAAATACCAATATTCAGGAAGACCTTAATCTGGCCTTTGGTCTGATCAACGCATACATATCCAATGGAAGTAGCGAAAAGGCCTCTAATATGCTTGAAGGTTTAGTGGCCGAATATCCAAATAATGCTAACCTAAGAAATGTATTCGGAACCCAGCTCTATCAAATAACCTCGGGTATTCTGGAAGATCTTAAAACGGCCTACTCAAATAATGACACGGTATTGGTAGAGCAAATCAAGTTTGAAGCTGAGGGAATGGGTGATGAAGCAGAAACGCAACTAATCGAAGCCTTCAAGAGAGATACGTCGAATACAGAATACATTGAAAGTCTGGCTGTTTTCTACAATAACTTATCAGCTCAGTATTTATCGATTTTACCGGTAGCTTTTGAGAACGACAGAGCAAAACTGGAATCCAAGGCATATACTTTAATTAACTTCGCGATTGATTATTACGAAAAATTGGTTGTCATTGATCCAAATAACGAAGAGTACACTCAAAAGCTCGGCGTTCTAAAAACTCTAGAAAATCGCAGAACTGCATCAGCAGAAAACTAA
- a CDS encoding cystathionine gamma-synthase, translating to MKFNTKTIHAGQKPEETSGAVMPPIFQTSTYAQEAPNQHKGYDYARVGNPTRTALENMIAGLEGADEAACFSSGVAAMDALMKMFRPGDHVVTTNDLYGGSYRLFTKVFEPYGIDFTFVDMTDLEKVREAITPQTKLMWIETPTNPLLRIVDIKALVDIAKPKNILTVVDNTFASPYLQRPLEFGADAVLHSATKYLAGHSDVIHGAVASSHKEIMDNLRFQTKTSGAVPGPMDCYLTLRGIKTLSVRVQRSVDNAKQIASFLENHSEIQSVLYPGLSSHPQHDLASKQMDDFGAMLSFTLKNDSIEAATKFMSNTNIFTLAESLGGVESLISHPASMTHGSIPKDVREKAGLQDSLIRISVGIEDADDLIEDLKQAF from the coding sequence ATGAAATTTAATACCAAGACTATTCATGCCGGCCAGAAACCTGAAGAGACTTCTGGTGCGGTTATGCCTCCTATTTTTCAAACTTCAACTTATGCTCAGGAAGCACCAAATCAGCATAAAGGGTACGACTATGCCCGCGTAGGAAATCCTACAAGAACAGCTCTTGAGAACATGATAGCCGGACTGGAAGGAGCAGATGAAGCAGCTTGTTTTTCCAGTGGTGTGGCAGCTATGGATGCTCTGATGAAAATGTTCCGGCCCGGCGACCATGTGGTCACTACCAATGATTTATATGGTGGTTCCTATCGGTTATTTACCAAAGTGTTCGAACCTTATGGTATTGATTTTACTTTTGTGGATATGACAGACCTCGAAAAGGTCAGAGAGGCCATCACCCCACAAACAAAACTAATGTGGATTGAAACTCCAACCAATCCCCTGCTTCGTATTGTAGACATTAAAGCATTGGTTGATATTGCCAAACCCAAAAATATTCTTACTGTGGTAGACAATACTTTTGCCTCACCATATCTGCAAAGACCTTTAGAATTCGGAGCCGATGCGGTCTTGCACTCGGCAACCAAGTATCTTGCAGGACATTCAGACGTAATACACGGTGCCGTGGCAAGTTCCCATAAAGAGATCATGGACAACCTTCGGTTTCAAACCAAAACGTCCGGGGCTGTACCTGGTCCTATGGATTGCTATCTGACACTAAGAGGTATCAAAACCTTAAGTGTGCGTGTTCAACGTTCTGTTGATAATGCCAAGCAAATTGCCTCCTTTTTAGAAAATCACAGTGAAATTCAATCTGTTTTATACCCGGGTTTATCCTCCCATCCTCAACATGATTTAGCCAGCAAGCAAATGGATGATTTTGGAGCTATGCTTTCATTTACGCTAAAGAACGACTCTATTGAAGCAGCAACAAAATTTATGAGCAATACGAACATTTTCACTCTTGCTGAAAGTTTGGGTGGTGTGGAGTCACTAATCAGTCACCCGGCTTCTATGACTCATGGCTCTATCCCAAAAGATGTTCGGGAAAAAGCGGGTTTACAAGATTCTTTAATTCGTATTTCCGTTGGAATTGAAGATGCCGATGATCTTATCGAAGACCTTAAACAGGCATTTTGA
- a CDS encoding acetyl-CoA C-acyltransferase → MRDVVIVSAKRTPMGAFGGSLSSFSAPELGASAILEAVKAGGIKPDDVQEVVMGNVLSAGIGQAPARQAAMKAGLHQRTPATTVNKVCASGMKSIMIAADQIRLGQADIIVAGGMESMSNVPYYLPKQRFGAKYGHVEAEDGIVKDGLWDVYNKYLMGNAGDLCARECNISREEQDEYAINSYKRAIDATEKGYFKDEVIKIKVKDRKGNVTEVEKDEELDKVRFEKIPELRPVFDKEGTVTAANASSINDGAAAVLVMSAEKAKELGLKPLAKILSHASAAKAPEWFTTAPADAIPIALKRAGLTKNDIDLFEINEAFSVVALANNQILELDPEKVNIHGGAVSIGHPLGCSGARIIVTLIHALRRTQGKYGCAGICNGGGGASSLVLEML, encoded by the coding sequence ATGCGAGACGTTGTAATTGTATCTGCAAAAAGAACCCCCATGGGTGCCTTTGGTGGCAGCCTGTCTTCTTTCTCAGCTCCGGAACTTGGAGCTTCTGCCATCCTTGAGGCAGTTAAAGCAGGAGGCATTAAACCTGATGATGTACAAGAAGTAGTTATGGGGAATGTGCTTTCAGCTGGTATAGGGCAGGCTCCGGCTCGTCAAGCAGCCATGAAAGCTGGCTTACACCAACGAACACCTGCTACTACAGTCAACAAAGTATGTGCTTCAGGTATGAAGTCGATCATGATTGCAGCAGACCAAATTCGTTTAGGTCAAGCTGACATTATTGTAGCAGGCGGAATGGAAAGCATGAGTAATGTTCCATACTACCTTCCCAAACAACGATTTGGTGCAAAATATGGGCATGTTGAAGCTGAAGACGGTATCGTAAAAGACGGCTTATGGGACGTATACAATAAATACCTGATGGGTAATGCCGGAGACTTATGCGCCCGTGAATGCAATATTAGCCGTGAAGAGCAGGATGAGTATGCAATTAATTCATATAAAAGAGCGATTGATGCAACTGAAAAAGGCTACTTCAAAGACGAAGTAATTAAAATTAAGGTCAAAGACCGCAAGGGAAATGTCACCGAAGTAGAAAAGGATGAAGAGCTGGATAAAGTCCGGTTTGAAAAAATCCCCGAACTTCGACCTGTTTTTGACAAAGAGGGCACAGTAACTGCTGCCAATGCTTCCAGTATTAATGATGGTGCTGCAGCAGTTCTCGTTATGAGTGCTGAAAAAGCCAAAGAACTTGGACTCAAACCTTTGGCAAAAATCTTAAGTCATGCAAGTGCCGCTAAAGCACCCGAATGGTTTACAACGGCTCCAGCCGATGCAATTCCTATTGCACTCAAAAGAGCTGGGCTTACCAAGAATGATATTGATCTCTTTGAAATCAATGAAGCTTTTTCTGTAGTCGCATTAGCTAACAACCAGATTTTAGAACTTGATCCTGAAAAAGTAAACATTCATGGCGGAGCCGTAAGTATTGGCCATCCACTGGGATGTTCAGGAGCACGTATCATTGTCACGCTCATTCATGCCTTACGCAGAACACAGGGTAAATATGGTTGTGCCGGTATCTGCAACGGCGGAGGCGGTGCTTCTTCTCTTGTTCTAGAAATGCTTTAG